The genome window GGCGCCCTGCACATCGGCATGGTCACCTGCGCGGGCCTCGCCCTCGTCGTGGCGGTGCTGGTGCTCGCCGTCCTGCGCGAGGCCCCGCACCACTCCTTCGACACGGTCCTCGAGGAGACCGTCGAGGGCGAGGCCGGCCACCTCTGAGACTCCCTCACCGGCATGCAGCAGGCCGGGGCCTCGTGTCGACGAGAGCCCCGGCCTGTGATGTTTTCTGCGTGGTGTCAGGCGACGAGCTCGGCGATCTCCTCGTCGGTCACCGGGACGTCCACCCGGCGTCCGATGAAGAGGGTGAGGAGGGCGCAGACCGTGGCCGCGATGCCTGCGATCAGGTAGACGGTCCCGAAGCCGGAGCCGAGCGAGGCGTCCGCGGCACCCTGGATGGCACCCTTGGTCGCCGGGTCGTTGAGCGCGGCGACGAGGCCGTCGACCGCCTGCTGCGGCGCACCCGAGGCCAGCACCTGGCCGGAGAACTGGCCGATCACGCCGTCCCAGCCGGAGAGCCAGCCGAGCGGCGGCACCTGGGAGAGGCCGGCGACGGCGTCGGCAGGGAGCTTGGCACCGGTGAGGATCCCCCCGATCTTGGCGCCGAAGTCCGAGGCTCCGATCGAGAAGGCGACGACCGACCCGATCACCGGCCCCAGCGTGAAGCCGAGGTCGCGCATCACCGAGGTGGTGGCGCTCGCCATGCCGATCTGGTGCGGGGCGACGTTGTTGATCGCGACCGCGGTGATCGAGCCGGCGGTCAGCGCGAAGCCGATGCCGAGCAGCAGGAGCGGCGCGATCCACGCCGTCCACGACGGGCCGCCGAACGACTCCGGCACACCCAGGGTGAACGAGGAGAGCCAGTACGCCGCGGCTGCGATGAAGGCGAAGCCCGCGGTGAGCACCAACCGCGGCGAGCGGTGGTGGATCAGCCATCCGACGACCGGGCTGAGCAAGAAGGCCGGACCCTGGATGAAGACGAAGAGCACGCCGACCGCCCAGACCGGCGCCTGCGCCAGGGCACCGACACTGATCGAGGTCGAGAAGCAGGTCGCGAGGAAGGCGAACATGCCGATCACGGCCACGACGGAGCCGAGTGAGAAGTCCTTGTTCGCGAAGAGACCGAGGTCCAGCAGCGGGCTCGGGCTGCGCAGCTCGACGACCACGAAGGCGACGAGGAGCACCACCCCGACGACGTACCCGCCGATGACCTTGCCATCGCCGAAGCCGCTGTCGACGGCCGTGACCGTGGCGTAGAGCGCCGCGATCAGGCCCAGCGCGAAGGTGATCTGGCCGGGCAGGTCGAGGTGACGCCCGGCGGGCGCCGAGGAGTCCCGGGTGCCGAAGGAGATCGCGACCAGGAGGAGCGCGACGGCGACGATGATCCAGTAGGTGACCCGCCAGCCGGCGAAGCTGTCGGTGGTGAAGTGGAGCTGGGTCTGCGTCGAGAGGACCGGCGAGATCACGGCGCCGAGGGAGAGGAAGCCTGCCCAGGTGGCGATGATCTTCGACCGCTTGGCGTGGTCGTCGGTGAGCGCCGCGACCATCGACAGGCCGATCGGGAAGAGGATGCCCGACCCGATGCCGATCACGGCCTGGGAGAAGATCATGAACCCGGTCGTGGTCGCGATCGCGGAGAGGACCGCACCGATGACGACGAGCACCGAGCCGCCGACCAGGAGCCGCTTGCGGCCGAAGAGGTCACCCAGCAGGCCGAAGGTGAGCTCGAAGGCGACGATGCCGAGCTCGAAGATCGCGGTGATCCAGGTCAGGCCGGCACCGGAGGTGTGGAACTGGGTGGTGAAGGTGCCGTTGAGGGCGCCCGGGATCGCGTACGCCGTCATGGCGAGCGCTACGGAGAGGTAGGCGGCCGTATACGTCAGGCCGGTCGACCCCTTCTGTGAGACGACGGTCGTGTTCATGACATGGCTCTCCTTCGAACCGATGGGGTGAGGTGATCCCGAGATCTGGTGCCTGGTTGCTCAGGCGAGGGTGAGGGCACGCAGGGGCGCGTCCTCGTGGTGCCGGATCTCGACGGACAGGAGTCCGCCGCAGCCCGGGCAGGCGTGGGCGTCGGCGACGAGGTCGGGATGGAGGCGGACCTTCTCGCCGAGCTCGTCGGCGGTGAGGGTCGCGTGGCCGGCGTACTGCTTCCAGTCCTCACCCGACGTCGCCAGCGTCCGCCCGCACTCGCAGGCGACATGGCCGGCGACGATGCGCAGCCTGTCGCCCACGACGCGTGCCTCGCCGGTCACGGGAGCGAACTCCTCGACCAGGGCGCGGTTCCACTCGCGTCGCTGCCGGCGTACGTCGGCCCGCGCCGCCTCGGTGGCGGCAGCGTCCACGACGCCCTCCGCGAGCACGACGCCGTAGTGGCGTCGCGCACCGGTCTCGGAGATGCGGCCCTCCTGGACGTCGCGAGCGATCGTCTCCGGGTCGGCGTCCAGGGCGTCGCCCCAGCCCCCTCCGCCGTGGAAGGACCAGTCCATGACATCGCCCGGGAAGAACATCTGCTCCCCCGGGTTGGAGTCGAAGACGGTCACCTGGGCGGGGTCGACCTGGAGGTCGGCGGCGCCGGTCACCGACCGGCCGGTCGCGAGGGCCTCGTTGACATCCGTGCCGCGGGCCACGGTGACCGCATGGGTCGAGCCGGGCAGTCCGCCGTGCAGGCCGGTGGAGGCCGGCATCGAGAGCGAGTGCGCCATGTGGACGCCGTGGACGAAGTCGGCGTCGTGCACCGTCCAGGCAGCGGACAGCGAGGTGCCGCCGTGGTGACGGCCTGCGCCGCCGGAGTCGGTGTTGAACTCGCGGCGCAGCCACAGCAGCGGGAAGGCGACCTCCTCACCCTCCACGTTGTTGAACTGGTAGGAGAGGATCTCGTGCGGACCGACGAAGTCGGCACCGTCGGCCTCGGGTGTGGCACCGCCACCGCCGCAGAGCGCTTCGGTGAGGGCGCCGCCGAACCCGACGCCGTACTGGTTGAGCCCGCCGATGTGCAGCACCTGGATGGCGCCGGTCGACTCGGCCATCGCATCGGAGCGGGTCACGTCGTCGATGCCGGCGAGGGTGGAGACCGCGGCGTGGGCGGTGTTCTTGACCATGTAGGCACCGCCGACGGTCGCCGAGCCGCACGGGGCGGGCTTGGCGCAGTTGATGATGAGCCCCTCCGGGGCCTCGATCTCGATGGCACGCATGACGCCGGAGTTCCACGGGATGTCCGGCGCGATGACCGGGAGGACGGAGGCGAAGACGCCGCCGCGCAGGCCGGAGATGGTGCAGTTGACGATCGAGGGAACCTGCTCGGCCGAGCGCGAGTAGTCGAAGATGAGGGTGTCGTCGCGCTTGGTGAGCTCGACCTCGACGCGGTGCAACCCGGCCTTCTTGCCGTCGGCGTCGAAGTAGTTGCGGGCCTGGAAGACGCCGTCGGGCAGGGACCGAAGCCGCTCGCGGGTGGCGATCTCGGACTTGTCCAGCATGGTCGCCATCACGGCCTTGACCACGTCGACGCCGTAGCGGTCGACCAGGCGCAACATCCCCTTACGGGCGTGGGTGTTGGCCGCGATCATCGCCTTGAGGTCGAGGCCGAGGTTCGGCGCGAGACGCGACGAGGAGAGGATGAGGTTCCAGATGTCGGAGCGGGTCCGACCGCGTTCCACGAGCTTCGTCGGCGGGAGGATCAGGCCCTCCTGGACGTTCTCGGTGGCGTCGGGGCACCACGAGGACGGCGTCATGCCACCGATGTCGAGCACGTGGCAGCACGACCCGACCCAGCCGATCCGCTCGCCATCGACGATGACCGGCTCGACCATGGTGACGTCCGGCAGGTGCAGCGCGCCGGAGTAGGGGTCGTTCGTGATGAAGATGTCGCCCTCGTTGATGTCGCTGACACCGTCGGACTCGACCTCGAACTGCCGGATGATGTTCCCCACCACGAGCTCCATCGAGCCGGAGTGGAAGACGATGTGCGGGCCCATCGCAGCGATCTGTCCGTCGGGCAGGTAGACGCCGGTGTTGCAGTCGTTGGCCTCGAAGACGAGCGGTGAGCCGGAGACGTTCTTGAGCACGGCCGACTGCTGGGCGACGACCGCGAGCAACCGGTGGCGGACGACCTCGTAGGTGATCGGGTCCATCTCAGCTCTCCTTCGTGGTGATGACGGTGTTCTCGAGGCGGTCGATGACGGCCTGCTGGCCCTCGCCGATGAAGATGGTGGTGCCGGGGTGCTCGATGATCGCCGGGCCGTCGACGAGGTCGCCCGGCTTGAGCCCGGTTCCACGTACGACGTCGGCGTCGGTCCAGCCGCTGGGCAGGTAGACCTTGCGGGTGGCCGGGCGCTCGACCTCCAGCGCCGAGCCGCCGGAGATGACCGTGCTGATCGCCGGCTTCCTCAGCTCGCCCTTCGCCTGGACCCGCACCGAGGGGATCTCGACGCCGGCGCCGGTGAAGACGGCCTCGGAGCCGTAGGTCTCCTCGAACTGCTTGACGAAGGAGTCCAGCAGGTGCTGCATGTCGGCGGCGGTCAGCTCACCGGCCGGCAGCGCGACCGGCAGCGACTTGGACTGCATCCGGAAGCGGACCTCGGCGTAGCGCTGCACGTGGATCCGGTCCTCCTCGGCACCGGAGTCGAGCAGCTGCTCACGCACCTGGGCCTCGAGCCGGGCGAGGTTCTCCGCGATCCGGGCGGCCGGCAGCATCTCGGCGGCGCCCTCCCAGACCGGGGTCGCCAGCGGGTCGGAGAACTCGGCGGCGACGTGGAGGTCGCTCATCACCGCACCGAAGGCGGAGTGCACGGTGGCGGTGGAGGGGACGACGACCGACTGGACGCCGAGCTCGTGGCCGAAGCCGTGGCAGTGGGCACCCCCGGCGCCGCCGTACGCGTAGACGACGAAGTCGCGCGGGTCGTGCCCCTTGCCGACGGTGAGCGT of Nocardioides sp. Kera G14 contains these proteins:
- a CDS encoding MFS transporter, with protein sequence MNTTVVSQKGSTGLTYTAAYLSVALAMTAYAIPGALNGTFTTQFHTSGAGLTWITAIFELGIVAFELTFGLLGDLFGRKRLLVGGSVLVVIGAVLSAIATTTGFMIFSQAVIGIGSGILFPIGLSMVAALTDDHAKRSKIIATWAGFLSLGAVISPVLSTQTQLHFTTDSFAGWRVTYWIIVAVALLLVAISFGTRDSSAPAGRHLDLPGQITFALGLIAALYATVTAVDSGFGDGKVIGGYVVGVVLLVAFVVVELRSPSPLLDLGLFANKDFSLGSVVAVIGMFAFLATCFSTSISVGALAQAPVWAVGVLFVFIQGPAFLLSPVVGWLIHHRSPRLVLTAGFAFIAAAAYWLSSFTLGVPESFGGPSWTAWIAPLLLLGIGFALTAGSITAVAINNVAPHQIGMASATTSVMRDLGFTLGPVIGSVVAFSIGASDFGAKIGGILTGAKLPADAVAGLSQVPPLGWLSGWDGVIGQFSGQVLASGAPQQAVDGLVAALNDPATKGAIQGAADASLGSGFGTVYLIAGIAATVCALLTLFIGRRVDVPVTDEEIAELVA
- a CDS encoding hydantoinase B/oxoprolinase family protein; the encoded protein is MDPITYEVVRHRLLAVVAQQSAVLKNVSGSPLVFEANDCNTGVYLPDGQIAAMGPHIVFHSGSMELVVGNIIRQFEVESDGVSDINEGDIFITNDPYSGALHLPDVTMVEPVIVDGERIGWVGSCCHVLDIGGMTPSSWCPDATENVQEGLILPPTKLVERGRTRSDIWNLILSSSRLAPNLGLDLKAMIAANTHARKGMLRLVDRYGVDVVKAVMATMLDKSEIATRERLRSLPDGVFQARNYFDADGKKAGLHRVEVELTKRDDTLIFDYSRSAEQVPSIVNCTISGLRGGVFASVLPVIAPDIPWNSGVMRAIEIEAPEGLIINCAKPAPCGSATVGGAYMVKNTAHAAVSTLAGIDDVTRSDAMAESTGAIQVLHIGGLNQYGVGFGGALTEALCGGGGATPEADGADFVGPHEILSYQFNNVEGEEVAFPLLWLRREFNTDSGGAGRHHGGTSLSAAWTVHDADFVHGVHMAHSLSMPASTGLHGGLPGSTHAVTVARGTDVNEALATGRSVTGAADLQVDPAQVTVFDSNPGEQMFFPGDVMDWSFHGGGGWGDALDADPETIARDVQEGRISETGARRHYGVVLAEGVVDAAATEAARADVRRQRREWNRALVEEFAPVTGEARVVGDRLRIVAGHVACECGRTLATSGEDWKQYAGHATLTADELGEKVRLHPDLVADAHACPGCGGLLSVEIRHHEDAPLRALTLA